A window of Garra rufa chromosome 11, GarRuf1.0, whole genome shotgun sequence genomic DNA:
aaaaaagcattaaaaaaaaaaaaaagtactaaataatgcaacaactacaaaaaaaactaaaatgaaaaagctaaatagaaatacaaaaaataaGTAACACTTATTTACATGATTTTTGCACATTGACCATTTTAAATGAAGACATTAGAAAATTATGGATAATTTATTAACATGTTTAATAAATCAGCTTTTTTTGCAGCCCTTAAATATGACTGAGTAAGCATGACCACACATAAGTTGTCAATTTCCTACCTTGTCACAGTTCTCGAGGGCAGGGTTTGGCTCGTGCAGCTTTAGGTAACACATAGCTAGGTTGAGATGAGCAGCCAATCGCAGAGCTTTGGCTTTCTCTTCCTCGTCAGGCTGCAAACTGGAATCGTGCTCCAACCAGGAAACAATGCGTTTGTACTGCACGGCTGCCTGCTTGTATTTCCCCTCCTGTGCACACGAAACACATTCCAGTTCTAAAAGTGTACTATTAGATTAAAATGGGATGTAGTGGATGAATACATGACAGTATGCATAGCATTTCTTTTACCTTAAAATACTGAGTTCCTTTCTCTTTGACGATGGCACTCTGTTCTAGTTTCTCAATCGAGTTCATCTCCCAGGATTCTTTGGCCTGTGTTAGAGAACACAACATCTTAAGCTCATATCCATTCATGACAATGACAATTACTGCATAACTATAAAATAACTTAATAAAGTTAGATTGACcatggacctcaaaaccagtcatatgtgtCAATTTTTTCAAAATTTAGGATTTATACATCGTCTGAATTCTGAAtgaataagttttccattgatgtatggtttgttaggatagaacaatatttatccgagatacaactatttgaaaatctggaatctgagagtgcaaaaaaattgaaatattgagaaaatcaccttttaagttgtccaaatgaagttgtcagcaatgcatattagtaatcaaaaattacattttgatatattaatggtaggaaattcacaaaatatcttcatagaacatgagctttacttaatatactaatgatttttggcataaaagaaaaatcaaattttgacccatgcaatatatttttgcctatgtgctacttaagactagttttgcggtccagggtcacatattacactTTATTGTTGTTCTTAGGGATGGCTTCAATGACCTTAAATCAATGTACAAGTAATATCACATACCCAAAAGTGCCCTAAAATGTAAACCTCAAAAACATGATATCCCCCCACACTGGCTTTTTCCTGAGTAATGCAGGAGTGAATTCTGCTGTGCACAGATTTAATTTAGGAGGACACACTGACCTTCTCAAATGCATTCAGTTTGATTTTGTACTGCAACGTAGCATTAGGTGGAATGTTGAATTTGTCACTGCCAGCAGTTCCAAAGCCGTACCTGGAATtgaaacacacacataaataaatgaacataaaACATAGACATCAACAGATACTGGAGTGCAGGTGCAAGAAACATGAGTTTACTTTGGTTTGATGGTGAAGAGAGCCTCTTCTCCCTGCTCCATAGCCTGCAGGGCTTTCTCCACGCCTGGAGGCAGACCCAAACTCTCTCCCTCTCCCACCTCAAACTTCAGCTCGCGCTCGTCGAAAACACGCTCCTCGTGGCTGCCCTCCAACCACACTAAGCCAAAGAAATAGAAAGATTAACTACTGCAAAGGGTGCACAAAACACAGAATGAATTACTTTTGCTTCTTATAACATTTGCTTTACTCATGGATCCTTTGCAGACTGACATTTATTGATTGTTGTAGCTATAAGAACAGTGTTTTACCTTCCACGGATGCACTCTCGTTAGGTTTTGTGTAACCCTCCCCCTTAGTGATGATCCTGCGAATAATTCCACCATCTTCTTCATCTGTGATGTCCTCCCCACGAAACTCAAACAACTCCACCTGCCAGACAAATAAATGGATGCATCAATAAACCAGCTCCTCGCAATATTCTGAACATCCCGTTTGTATGCATCTGGGCCTCACCTGGAACACAAGGGTAGCGTTAGGTGGGATTTTGGGTGGGCTGCCAGCAGCTCCATAGGCATACTCAGGTTTGCAAAACAATTGGCAGATCTCGCCAATCTTCATTGTGGCCACACCAATGTCCCA
This region includes:
- the fkbp4 gene encoding peptidyl-prolyl cis-trans isomerase FKBP4 codes for the protein MTAEEVVNEGCSIPTEGEDITPKKDGGVLKLVKKEGTGTELPMTGDKVFVHYVGTLLDGTQFDSSRDRGEKFSFELGKGQVIKAWDIGVATMKIGEICQLFCKPEYAYGAAGSPPKIPPNATLVFQVELFEFRGEDITDEEDGGIIRRIITKGEGYTKPNESASVEVWLEGSHEERVFDERELKFEVGEGESLGLPPGVEKALQAMEQGEEALFTIKPKYGFGTAGSDKFNIPPNATLQYKIKLNAFEKAKESWEMNSIEKLEQSAIVKEKGTQYFKEGKYKQAAVQYKRIVSWLEHDSSLQPDEEEKAKALRLAAHLNLAMCYLKLHEPNPALENCDKALELDANNEKALFRRGEALVVMKEFDKARADFQHVTQLYPANKAAKSQIMLCQKHIKEQHEKDKRLYANMFQKFAERDAKKEAGQEKEQDKKENGSAMEIDENGAQEQTAA